A single genomic interval of Oryctolagus cuniculus chromosome 19, mOryCun1.1, whole genome shotgun sequence harbors:
- the GPR139 gene encoding probable G-protein coupled receptor 139: MQMPPVPNKVIEVLEFSSIHTSIWITVPLTIDRYIAVCHPLKYHTVSYPARTRKVIVSVYVTCFLTSIPYYWWPNIWTEDYISTSMHHVLIWTHCFTVYLVPCSIFFILNSIIVYKLRRKSNFRLRGYSTGKTTAILFTITSIFATLWAPRIIMILYHLYGAPIRNPWLVHIVSDVANMLALLNTAINFFLYCFISKRFRTMAAATLKAFFKCQKQPVQFYTNHNFSITSSPWISPANSHCIKMLVYQYDKNGKPIKVSP; encoded by the coding sequence ATGCAGATGCCTCCAGTCCCCAACAAGGTCATAGAGGTGCTGGAGTTCTCCTCCATCCACACCTCTATTTGGATCACCGTGCCGTTAACCATCGACAGGTACATCGCTGTTTGCCACCCGTTGAAATACCACACCGTCTCCTACCCAGCCCGCACACGCAAAGTCATTGTCAGTGTGTACGTTACCTGCTTCCTGACCAGCATTCCCTACTACTGGTGGCCCAACATCTGGACTGAAGACTACATCAGTACCTCCATGCACCACGTCCTCATCTGGACCCACTGCTTCACCGTGTACCTGGTGCCCTGCTCCATCTTCTTCATCTTGAACTCCATCATCGTGTACAAGCTCAGGAGGAAGAGCAATTTTCGCCTCCGTGGCTACTCCACGGGGAAGACCACTGCCATCCTGttcaccatcacctccatcttTGCCACCTTGTGGGCCCCTCGCATCATCATGATTCTCTACCACCTCTATGGGGCCCCTATCCGGAACCCCTGGCTGGTGCACATCGTGTCCGACGTGGCCAACATGCTGGCCCTTCTGAACACAGCCATCAACTTCTTCCTGTACTGCTTCATTAGCAAGCGATTCCGCACCATGGCGGCCGCCACGCTCAAGGCCTTCTTCAAGTGCCAAAAGCAACCTGTACAGTTCTACACCAACCATAACTTTTCCATAACAAGTAGCCCCTGGATCTCACCAGCGAACTCGCACTGTATTAAGATGCTGGTATACCAGTATGACAAAAATGGAAAGCCTATAAAAGTTTCCCCTTGA